A stretch of Exiguobacterium sp. BMC-KP DNA encodes these proteins:
- a CDS encoding sensor domain-containing protein, translated as MAFFEAMKTIRRSAKTPIHIGGLEVTRLEQSEAFFHHQTDAIFVFDAAGTIIYFNEHLPEILGYSEHTLYEHFSVFNPPDQMEAVSQFFQRALQGETVHYTARGLHADQHLVTLKITNMPIEQDGHIIGVYGVARDLTREKQLEEDVSTIRSQLELTEQVPELVLFYYDLRSHQIESSPSLFKFLGLREDQSSIEQKRLLERIHPWDFDPLRFEFERMAAGKQDQFEQELSLLTSDGSYQLLRLKASRRAGHAHQASIVLYDLSEIDAARQQLKMERAQAREIYEAVNAAISQIDLTTGRILFHSQGFLHIYEELPKNLILNDTWLLSRIDPRDHDAMRKFTQRLLQGHAGTLQYRLRFPDGRIKWVEDQQIPVFQSDGSIAYSNSVLHDITLQKAYEEQLRQLALRDVVTGLPNRQALIETIESWQALDIPFFVLSVSFNRITEINNAFGHGSGDQWLQATAARLNDVKPDEVFLGHLGGDEYALLVSTDYEQDVTPCAERLLTISTQPISIEPYALFARVSIGISRYPQDSTDAVELLKHSYTALRRSRRDDHSAFHHYASNLDIDYYRRYRLEQDLHYAIERDQLFLEYQPKVDSWTGKIVGMEALIRWQHPEWGRIPPNDFIPLSEESALHIDIGDWVLETACRTMKEWSKTGASLVPISINVSPKRLLIPGFDHQIEQTLSRYALDPILLELEITEAALIMDDPMTSRTLESVSALGVRIALDDFGKGYSSMVYLQRYPIDVIKIDRQFATHIYDDLKAQAIVKSILYMANEFNLHVVAEGIETIQQLDTFRMLECPRIQGYLFSRPVPSDVMEGFLIREILYPIEACALASDTVPRFSVPGKIRMLTHHTESFTLAFSDLEAHQTSTRALYFSTETPLPSHAATCEIRLNEGLQLVTCTVTIIDQLDGQYVGEYANATEAEQIMRFFQSLRYTS; from the coding sequence ATGGCGTTTTTTGAGGCCATGAAAACGATCCGACGTTCTGCTAAGACACCCATTCACATCGGTGGACTAGAAGTGACACGTCTTGAACAATCAGAAGCCTTTTTCCATCATCAAACCGATGCGATTTTTGTATTTGATGCAGCTGGTACGATCATCTATTTCAATGAACATCTACCAGAAATCCTAGGATACTCAGAACACACCTTATACGAGCACTTTTCCGTTTTTAATCCTCCGGATCAGATGGAGGCGGTCTCGCAGTTTTTCCAGCGCGCGTTACAAGGGGAAACCGTCCATTATACGGCGAGGGGACTGCATGCCGACCAACACCTCGTTACGTTAAAAATTACGAATATGCCGATTGAACAAGATGGACATATCATCGGTGTCTACGGCGTCGCACGCGACTTGACACGTGAAAAACAACTCGAAGAAGACGTCTCAACGATTCGCTCTCAATTGGAATTGACAGAACAGGTGCCCGAATTAGTTCTATTTTATTATGACTTACGATCTCATCAAATCGAGTCTTCGCCCTCACTTTTCAAGTTTCTCGGTTTAAGGGAAGACCAGTCATCAATCGAGCAAAAACGATTACTCGAGCGGATCCATCCATGGGATTTTGATCCACTCCGTTTCGAATTCGAACGGATGGCAGCAGGGAAGCAAGATCAGTTTGAACAAGAACTATCTTTATTGACGTCAGATGGTTCTTACCAATTACTTCGTCTGAAAGCTTCACGTCGCGCAGGTCATGCGCATCAGGCGTCCATCGTGTTGTATGACTTGTCAGAAATCGATGCGGCTCGTCAACAATTGAAGATGGAGCGCGCTCAAGCCCGTGAAATTTATGAGGCTGTGAATGCAGCAATCTCACAAATTGACTTGACGACCGGAAGAATCTTATTTCATTCGCAAGGTTTTTTACACATCTACGAAGAATTACCCAAAAATTTGATTTTAAATGATACGTGGTTATTGTCTCGAATTGATCCTCGTGATCACGATGCGATGCGAAAGTTCACGCAACGCTTGTTACAAGGGCATGCGGGCACACTACAGTACCGTCTCCGTTTTCCCGATGGACGGATTAAATGGGTCGAAGATCAACAAATCCCAGTCTTCCAGTCGGACGGATCGATTGCCTATTCCAATAGTGTTTTGCATGACATCACGTTACAAAAAGCATACGAAGAACAGTTACGGCAACTTGCTCTTCGAGACGTCGTGACTGGTCTTCCAAATCGCCAAGCACTGATCGAGACGATTGAATCATGGCAAGCGCTCGATATTCCTTTTTTCGTTCTATCAGTTTCGTTCAACCGTATTACGGAAATCAATAATGCGTTCGGTCACGGCTCCGGCGATCAATGGCTTCAAGCAACAGCAGCCCGCTTAAATGATGTCAAGCCGGACGAGGTCTTTCTTGGTCACCTCGGTGGGGATGAATATGCACTGCTCGTCTCGACCGACTATGAACAAGACGTCACGCCGTGTGCGGAAAGACTACTTACGATCTCGACACAACCGATTTCAATTGAGCCCTATGCCTTGTTCGCCCGGGTGTCAATCGGTATCAGTCGCTATCCTCAAGACAGCACGGACGCCGTTGAGTTATTAAAGCATTCTTATACAGCACTAAGACGCTCGAGACGCGACGATCACAGTGCATTTCATCACTACGCTTCGAATCTCGACATTGACTATTACCGACGCTATCGTTTGGAGCAGGACTTGCATTATGCGATCGAACGCGATCAGTTATTCCTCGAGTACCAACCAAAGGTCGATAGCTGGACGGGTAAGATTGTTGGGATGGAAGCATTGATCCGCTGGCAGCATCCGGAATGGGGACGGATCCCGCCGAACGATTTCATCCCGCTTTCTGAAGAAAGTGCGCTGCATATCGACATTGGGGATTGGGTCCTCGAGACAGCCTGCCGGACAATGAAAGAGTGGTCTAAGACAGGTGCCTCACTTGTACCGATTTCGATCAATGTCTCACCAAAACGGCTGTTGATACCAGGCTTCGACCATCAAATCGAACAGACCTTATCACGGTATGCGCTCGACCCAATCCTACTTGAACTAGAAATCACAGAAGCCGCCCTCATCATGGATGATCCGATGACGAGTCGGACGCTTGAATCAGTCAGTGCCCTCGGTGTTCGAATCGCCTTAGATGATTTCGGAAAAGGCTACTCCTCGATGGTCTATTTGCAACGCTATCCAATTGACGTCATCAAGATTGATCGACAATTCGCGACGCACATTTACGATGACCTAAAAGCACAAGCCATCGTCAAAAGTATCTTATACATGGCAAACGAATTTAATCTGCATGTCGTTGCAGAAGGAATCGAAACGATTCAGCAGCTCGATACGTTCCGGATGCTCGAATGCCCACGCATCCAAGGCTATCTTTTCAGTCGACCTGTTCCGAGTGATGTGATGGAAGGATTTTTAATTCGAGAAATTCTCTATCCCATCGAAGCCTGTGCGCTAGCGAGTGACACCGTTCCACGCTTTTCTGTTCCTGGAAAGATTCGGATGTTGACGCATCATACGGAATCCTTCACCCTCGCTTTTTCTGACTTAGAGGCGCATCAGACAAGTACAAGGGCGTTGTATTTCTCGACTGAGACACCCCTTCCTTCACATGCAGCAACGTGTGAGATTCGCTTGAACGAAGGGCTTCAACTCGTCACCTGTACCGTTACGATCATCGACCAACTTGATGGACAATATGTCGGAGAATATGCAAATGCAACAGAAGCAGAACAGATCATGCGCTTTTTCCAATCGTTACGTTATACCTCTTGA